ATGGCAGCTGCGTCAGATGCTGGAATTTACCAAGCAGGGTGGTGATTAGCTTTACATACCAGTGTCCGTAGGTCGTTCAGTTGACTTCTCAGCTGGAAGAGCTCAGATGAGGTCAGTAAGATGCTGTTTAGATTTTGTACCATGGTTGATGCAAACTTTAAATCTTCCTCTCGAAGCAAGATGTCCGCCATGGAGTGAAATATATTCTCAGCATTTAGGAGCAGGCAAAGCTGTCTAAGGACATAGGGCAGGTTACTAACGGACGTCGCCAGGAGCTGGCTTCCCTCTGCCCTGTGGCTCTAGACTCACCGGATGATGAAGGCCCCCCGTGTCTCCAGGAGCTTCCTCTCACTACTGAAACGTTTAAGTAGGTTTATCATGAAACGGTGGAAGTAGGAGTTCATGGTCGGCGTTGAGGGGGAGATCTCGTGACCGCGAGGACCTGAATCAGACAGAATGTCAGTGATAAGAGACATGTTCCAGAGGGATGCAAGGCAAACAAGACCCCATACACAACAGATGTACAACGTAATCAGCACATAAATCTGTTCCAGCAGTGCATGGAGCGCACTCCGGGAAGCACACAAACAGGCCTGAATCCTTAAACTCTGGCCCCTTTGCACTCAGGCTCACTCCCTTTCTCTATACTCTCGACTCTCATACCCAGCACTCTCTGGCTCCcttgcactctctctctctgtactcTCAGACTTTTGTTCTCTGGTtccctcactctctcactctatACATTGTACTCTGGATCCCTTGCACTCTGACACTCTCACTCGCTTGCCCTCTggttctctctttctctgtactCTTGTTTTCTGGCTCCCTCATTCTCTACACTCTGCAGTCTGGCTCGCTTGCACTCTGTACTGTCGATCTCTTGCAATCTGGCACTTTCAGGCTCCCTTGCACTTTCACACACTGCATTCTTGTACTCTGGctctctttctctgtatctCCCTCTCACTCTGCACTCTGGCTTTCTCACACAGCACCCTCTGGCTCCCTGACTTGCTTGCACTCACGCCCTCTGGCTCCTTTGCATTTTACACTCTCGCTCTTAATCTCTGCACTCTGGCTTCCACACATGCAATCTTGCGCTCTTACACTCTTGCTCTCTGACTCCATTGCATTCTGCACTTGCACTCTCTCGCTCCCTCGTCCTTGTTCCCTGGCTCCCTTGCACTCTCTGCACTGATGGTCTATTGAAATCTGTAATTGTTAATCTCTTGCAATCTGGCACTTTCAGGCTCCCTTGCACACTCACTCTCTTGTACTCTGGctctctttctctgtatctcactcacactctgaaCTCTCCATCCCTTGCACTGTCATACTCTGAGTCTCGCTCTCTGTATTCTCGCTCTCTGACTCCTTTGCACCCTGGTGCTCTGTCTTCCTCACTCTATGCATTCTCTATCTCTTGTATTCTCACACTCTGCACGCTCAATCCTTTGCATTCTCGCTGTCAACCTCTGCACTCTTGACCCCTGGCTCCCTAGCACTCTCACTCTCGGACTCCATTGTATTCGGCACTTTCGATCACTTGCACGCTCTCTGTTCCTGGCTCCCTCGCTCTGTGTATTCATGATCACTCTCAAGCTCCCTTGTACACTCGCAGTCACTTTCGCCATCCGGCTCCCTTGAATCCTggttctctctttctctgtactTATGTGTTCTAGCTCCCTAGCACGATGTGCACTCTGGCCTCCTCGCTCCcttgcactctctctctctctgcactcTTGTTATCTGGCTCCCTCACTCTATATACTCTTGGGCTATACATCTCTGGCTTCCTGCCACTCTGCAATCTTGATCCCTTGCATTCTCATACCTTAGCTCTCCCTCAATTGGTACTCTCACTCTCTTGCTCCTTTGAACTCTTGGGTTCCCTTGCATTTTACACTCTTAATCTCTGCACTCTGGCTTCCTCACACTGCAGTCTCGCTCTCTGACACTCTTGCTCTACAACCCCATTGCATTCTGCACTTGCACTCTCTCGCCCTATACATTGTTAATCCTTTGTACTCTCGCTCTTGGGCTTCCTCACTCTATGCATTCTCTcactctggcttcctgacccttTGCACCCACCCTGGCTCCTTTGCATTCTCGCACTCAATGTGCACTTACTCACACTGCACTcttgctctcttacactcttgaCTCACACTCTCAGTCTATGATTCCACTGCATTCTGCACTTTTGATTATCAATCCTTTGTACTCTCACTCTCAACCTTCGCACTCCTGATTCCTTACACTGCACTATAGATCTCTGGCTCCCTTGCCCCCTCTCAGGTTCTCTTGCCCAATACATTATTAATCCTTTGTGCTCTCACTCTCTAGCTCCCTTGCACCCTGGTTATCTCTTTATCTGTTCTCTTGCTTTCTGTCTCTCTCACTTCCTTTCCAACTGGATCCCTCTCACTCTCGCACCCTCTATCCATTCTTTCACTCTTTCCTCCTTGCAGTCTCACTCTCAATCTTTGCACTCTGGCTTCCTCACACTGCACTCTCACTCTCAATCCCACACACTCTACACTTCTCGCCCTCTGACTCCCTTGCACTCTCAGGTTCCCTCACCCTATGCATTCTTAAACCTTTGTATGCTCTCTGCCTCCCTCACATTCTGCACTCTGGCTCTATTGCACTCAACCCCTAATCTCTCCACTCTGGCTTCCTCACACTCCATTCTTGTTCTCTCAATCCTACACACTCTGCACGCTCGATCCTTGGCTCCCTAGAACTCTAGCTTTCAGAGTCTCGCACTTGCACTGTCTCGCTCTCTGCCTCCATTGCAATCTGGCACTCTAATGCTCTGGCTCCCTTTCCAACTGAATCCCTCACACGCTCGCTCCATGCATTCTTGATCCCTTTTACCCTCTCACTTACTGCTCTCTTGATCCAATGCACTCTGTACTGTTGATCCCTTGCAATCTGACACTCTCAGGCTCCCTCATTCTCTACACTCTGGCTCTCTTGCTCAGTTGCACTCTCATCCTCTGGCTCCCTCGCTCTATCCATTCTTGATCCATTTTACGCTTGCGCTCTCGCTTTCGCTTTCAATCCTTTCACTCTGGATTGCTCACACTGCACTCTTGCTTTCTAAATCCCACACACTCTCCATCCTTTTTGATCCTCACCCTCGGGCTCcctggttctctctctctctctctctctctctctctgtactcTCACTCTGACTCCATTGCATTCTGCACTTTCAATCACTTGCGCTCTCAGCTTCCCTCGCCCTATGCATTCCTTATCCTTTGTGCGCTCGCTCTGTGGCTCAGGTGCACTTATTCTCCCTGGCTCCCTTGAACTTTGCACTCTTGTTCCCTCACACCTTGCACTCTTGATCCTTTACACTCTAGCTCTCTCATACTCTGCATTCTTGCACTTTTTCTCCCTCTTGCACTGTAGCTCCATTGCACTATCCACTCTtgacccccccctttgtactctCACATTCTCGCTCCCTTGCACTCTGGCTCTGTCACATTCTGCACTCTGACTCTCACTCTTTGGACTATATCCCTTTGTGCCAGGGagcgagtgtgagagagagcggaGTGCACAGTTAGAGGCACACAGCTTTGACATTTTCATGTAACAGGAAATATTACTCACCATGGCCGCTGGAGTGGCTTGGAACATGGAGCGCAAATAGTCCAGAAGGAAGGTCAGTGCTGTCACTGGAAGAGTCTGTCTGCCCCGCTGGAGAAGAGGCAATTTCTGCAAGAACCTCTAGATCCTTCAGGATTACCTTAAGGAGGACAAGAAGGAAGACAGGTAAATGCATTTATAGGGCCGTGGAGGACAATAGTGCTAGAGAGTGGAAGCAGCAGCTTGGAAGTAGTTGTAACACAACAAATGATCCACACCGACACAACACTGCATAAATCTGTGGAATGGACAAGCAGTGGCAAACACAGTAACAATGCACCCCCCATCTTTCCAAACGGCTGTTTCTGCACCCAGATTCCTTCTGTCCCTTGGAAGCAGACAGCACAGGGGTTCAGAGTCAGGTGCAGTGCAGGGATGTGTTATTACATACACTTGCTTTGACACGGCAGCCCCACCATGTGTCTCTTTGTGTCTTTGGCTGTACACTGCCCAACCTTATTTCCCACCTAGACCCAGACAGCGGGTATCCATGTGTGTGCATTCTTCTGGCCTGGTGCACATTACCCAGCACCTGACCCAGCAGCCAAATACCGCAGTGGTTAGTTGTTGTTAACTTTCCAGATTAGGGAATGGCTGCTGCACATTAGCATGCGCGAGGCATTGTCTTAAGCATCTCCTGTGCACCAGAGCTCTGGACTTCCCTGTCTCCATGGAAACAAGCCCTGCAATTGCACGGCTCCGGTAGAGATCTACCCGCCAGCACAGAGGGGGCAGCGTGTAGCTCCCTTTCATTAACTCCTTCCTTGGTAATTCTGCTGgtagatcagacccattcggacCTTGGAGTCTGTCCGTTATTTATGAAGATCAGTCTTTGGTCTGGTCCCATAGTGAGGAAAGCTTCATTATatctgtttaaattccctcactgtattagcctccaccacttccactgggaaattgttccatccatctatctattactctcattaaagtaaaacttccttacgttccatctaaacctctgaccttctagttttagattctggtctcttgttctaacatttctcctcctttaaaataattgtccctcctttgttaaattccttcaagtatttaaatgtctctaggtgaggtctgagaACTGTAAAAGAGCAGGATCACCTTTCTTTTTCTACTAATACCCCTCCTTTTTCTAATGCTTTACTACATTCTATGCTTTCCTTTAAGCCGTCAGAAACAATAACTCCTACGTCTCTGACAGAACTGTGTCCCCCCCAATGCCATCTTCTGCGCTGggatttttatgtcccaagtgcattcgTTTACagttatcaacattaaactgcaatgGCCCTGctttcccccattcttctaacgtTAAACCGTCGTTGCCGTGCTCTACCCCATTCTTTTCAATTACCTCATCAGACTCATCAGAGAGGGTCTTCAGTAAGATGGGGAACAGGCCGTCCGTGTGCCGGAACATCTACAATAGCAAGAGTGTTAGTGTCTGCGTCTACAATGCTTATCAGTCTCTCGCTGCACCACGGGTGGAGCTGTCTAACAGTCCTGCTTTCTGTTAATCACCTTGCGCGGGGTCTTTATGTACAGATGGTAAAGCCACTTCAGCACACTGATGCGGCTCATCATTCCAGTGGAGGACTCGTGCAGGTGTCTGTCCAGTACATGAACAATTCCATCCAGATTTAGCGAGATGCCGCCTGCTGTCTGGGAGCTGCTGGATggcacatacacatctatgagGGCAATTTAACACGGCCTCTGGTACTTAACCACATGCATGTCTAATCTTGCTCATACATACTACATACATGGTCGTGCACAGGCCATTTCTAAACTCGCATAGCCTTCAGTGCCCATCAACAAGGGGTGAGGGAGAGTCGGGTGATGTTACATGGTAATCAGGTGCAAAGCATGCCACATCCAGAACTAAGGAAAGGACTAGAATCTGTCCAGGCTAAACTTGGTGATGATGTCACCAACACAATGATTAGTGTCTATGGGAAGAGAGGTTTCCACTAGGCGCTAGCGGCAAAGTGTTAATAAGGCAAAAGAGCAATGGACATTTTATCTGGGTATTGTTATGCTAATAGGATGCCATGAGAAGCCTGAGGCACAGCGTGAGCAGGAGCGTGCGCAGACCGATCCGCGATCTCACTTCAAGCTGTAAGCAAGAGATTAACACAGAACAAGCCAACAGGATTTGGCAATACTGCCCAGAGGCACGGAACACAGGGTATTAAGGCTACACACAATGAGCACGTGGGCCAGTAGATCTTACATAAATTAGGCAGAGATTATCTACGCTCACTATTTCCCTGAGTGTTATAGGGGACCTTCTGGAAGGTGCTACAGTGTCCCCTGGTGGTTAAGTGACTACACTGCAGTTTTCAGGTTAATAGCCCATGAGCCTCATGGATTATACAGTCTGACAAGGCCTGGCACAAAGACGCTGCCTGTACCGATACTATCTTCCCACACCATCCAGCCATACACCAGACTCACACAGAAGAGACGGTACGCACGATATTGGATTCATGCAGCGTGTGACAGACTACTCTCTGCCTGTCTGACCTGGGTAATTAAAGGAGGACTAACCTGTTTGGAGCAAATGTCTTGATGTTGTTAGGGTTGGAATCTGCTGTGTTATCTAGGGTTCCTGTTGAGAGAAGGAATGTCAGTGAACGGGTATTATCATTCTCATGTATGACATGCCCCAATCAGCTATTAAGGGAAAGAACttaggtgagatatatatataccaacaaGTCCAATGCCACAGCTGGGTAAACATCTGCACAAAAATGTGTCATTCCCATGTGATCCCGCAGAGAGGAGTTGCATACTCCTCACTAGGTCTGAAGACGACACACTGTTGGAGTACACTTCTAGGACTGAAAAGGATTGTTAAAGGGACTCACTGTGCGTGGGGGTTTCCTGATATGATGCAAGGTCCTCATCCAACTGCGAACCTGTCAGTGACTTCACATCCTCTGTTTCATCATCTTCAGGCGTCACCAGCTTCATCAGACTTTGGTTACACACATTAGCAACCTCTTTAATATCTGGGGATAGGGGGTTTAAGGAGAAAACAAAGAATGACCATGATCCTGAGGCTGAACCACAACAAGAAGGAAGGTTTAAGGCATGAAGCAGGAACTGCTGTTTCACCAGGAAGGGAGAATGCCACGAGTGAACATTAGGTGAATATAATCCATTAACTCGCCTCAGGCTTCAGAAATAAAAGCAGCGCGTCTGTCAGTATAAGCGGACATAAAAAGGATACTCCTTTTGCGGTCATCGTAAGAGAGACAGGGCAATACAGCAGTAAGGATTCCTGATGCGTAAGGGAGCATTATCCGGCCAGCAAGCTGCAAGAATTCCCGCATCCAGGACATGGCTGTCAGCTGAATTAACTCATCTGTGAGATGGAACGAGAGCCACAGGTGAACCAACCACAGGCAAAGGTGTCGCCCCATCTGGGGGACCTACTATCCACATCAGTGCTTGTCTCCGCTCTCACTGTTATTTGGCTAACAGCGACACGTCGACTTTATTactaaacacaataaaaaaaaaaaaaaggggacctCTACAAGTCACAGCATTTGCCACTGCGGTGATCTCAGGGAGCTTCAGTCTTGCAGCTGTCCTTGTTGTCTCAGTTTATGCGAGAACTAACAATGACCTTACTAAGGACAAACCGGGTCCAGCAAATTGCTTCCACTTCCTCCTAGGTTAGTTTTAAAATGATGTTCTTTGCGGCAGGGTTATGAGGATAATGCTACAATGAAAGATCCACTGCAATGGGACTAATTAAAGTGTTTAATTCACCATCACTTAAccataaacatgaaataaaaggtGACGGGTTCTACAGACTCCCCACAAAACTCACCAGTTGACTGACAATGAATGACCAAAATGTTGGCCATTTCAGCAAACTTAACACTTTCTGGCATCTTCTTGATCTCCTTCAGAAACTCGCCAAGTGACACCTCACACCTGGTGGAAACAATACATCCAAGGAGATCGACTCAATAGGCCCAGTCACAGGAAAGCAGTGCAGAGGGCTGCACAAGCACAGCATTATGTATCTTGGCTCCAAGCAGAACCTAAATGTGCTGCTACACACGGGTATGAGATAATGGCGCCCGTTTACCTTGCAGGGCTGCCACTCGCAAATCCATCAACTCACATCTTTCTGATCTCTTTGCTGCTATCCCCAAGAATCTGGAAGAGACCATCAAGAATCTCTGGGAGGTAATCCAGCAGATTGATGTCAGGAACGGATTCAAGCACCAGGATCTGAAACGTAACAAACATGACCTGTTCTTAGAACGCAGATATGGGGCACAGCTTCAGGAGGACTAAACCCAAGCCCATTCGCTTACCCAGGAGATAATAAACTGCCGGGCATACTGGTTGTTGGAATAGATCCGCTCACGAAGAAGAGGGACAAAGCTGACCAAATCAAACTTGTTGCTTTCCGTCACAATGTCCTGACAGCAGAAGACATGGACTTGTTATCGACAATAGTAAGAATGATGGATAATGAATGCCTTGTTATACGGACACACCATACATTTGAATCAATCCCTGCTCTCCTATTCACACAGATGTACAAATCGGCACCTGCTCAGTCAGGCTCTACCACAAGTGCTAGACATTAACTGGACACAACATCATTGCAACCAAACAATGGCCTACCTTCAGCAGGCGATCCAGCAACTCCGAGCCACTCTTCACATTGGGGTCGGGGTCAGCGGCAAGCTGTGACAAAGATATAGGGTAACAGTATTGCAACAACTACCACAACTACCACTACCACGGCGGGCCCAAAACCAGCATCGAATGACAATAATAACATGAGCCAATTACATGCAGTGCCTCTGACGGGTATACAAGCAGGAAAGCGTCGCGAGGGGGGTGCACAGGCACGCATCGCAAAGAGGGTTAAAATATAAGATGTGGGAATACCTTGCTGAGTCCATCGAAGAGCACATTGAAATGAGGAAGCACCGAGCCTCGAGCCACCTTCACAATGTTGTAGAGAGCCTCGCAGGCGTAGTATCTAAGCCGACTGTCCGCATCATTAAAACACGTGAGTACCGGTTCGATGAGCTCCCTCAGGTGCTGGCCGGAGTcctgcatacacacacagctcAGCCAGTGAACACCCTGCATACACCAATCACGCGCAGCCCTGCCAGCGAACACCCTGCTTACACCAATCACGCGCAGCCCTGCCAGCAAACACCCTGCATACACCATTCAGGCGCAGCCCTGCCAGCGAACACCCTACATACACCATTCAGGCGCAGCCCTGCCAGCGAACACCCTACATACACCAATCAGGCGCAGCCCTGCCAGGGAACACCCTACATACACCAATCAGGCGCAGCCTTGCCAGCGAACACCCTGAATACACCAATCAGGCGCAGCCTTGCCAGCGAACACCCTGCATACACCATTCAGGCGCAGCCCTGCCAGCGAACACCCTACATACACCAATCAGGCGCAGCCCTGCCAGGGAACACCCTGCATACACCAATTACACATGAATGAGCACTTGTCCTGTGACTGTCACATCCTGTCAACGTAATTAATCTCATTTAATATGGTTCTTCTCTTTTCTGCTCACGTTATGTGGCGTTACATCTGAATTTAGTAAAACTAAACCCGGctttttttcaaacattttggACTTTGTCATCCTAGACGTTGAGGAAGCGCACAGTAAAGCGTACAGCACCGTGAGTACCTTACCTTGCCCAGCGCGATGGAGCAGGCAGCCAAACCAATTAGACCGCCTTTCCTGCTGTGAGGATGCTGGGAGAGCGCAAACTCTTGAGACAGAATCAAGATCACATGACGGATCTGACCAGTATTATTCTGGGCAACAAACTCCCTCACCAAcctacagagagagagagaacagcaATGGGTGGCAGAGAGACACACGGGGGCAGCTATTGTTGGCGGAGAGACACAGGGGGGACAGCTATAGGTGGCAGAGAGACACACGGGGAGAGCTATAGGTGTCAGAGACAAACACAGGGAGACAGCTATAGGTGGCAGAGACACACAGGGGGGCAGCTATAGGTGGCAGAGACACACAGGGGGGCAGCTATAGGTGGCAGAGACACACAGGGGGGCAGCTATAGGTGGCAGAGACACACAGGGGGGCAGCTATAGGTGGCAGAGACACACAGGGGGGCAGCTATAGGTGGCAGAGACACACAGGGGGGCAGCTATAGGTGGCAGAGACACACACGGCCCTTTGGTCTCACGCCTCGTCCTTTCCCCTCCGAACTCTTTCCCCCTCAGCTCAGCCTCTCTTAGGTTCCCCCCACAGTTGGCTGATGACCGGCTTCTCACTTCTCTATTTCCAGGGCCGCCACCTTCCGCTTTTCGTACATCTTATCATTCAGAGCCCGCACTATGTTTGGGGTGAGAGGTGACAGGTCTCGCTCGGGGTTCATGCTGCCGCTCGAGCCGCCGCTTCTTCGGGTACCCGTCACCAACCAGCAGAGCAGCCGGAACCGTCACGCACCTCCTGTCATGTGGGAGTCACATGATCGCCGCACTGCCTACCGGGAAGTGTAGTCCTGCAGGGGAAACGGGCAGCAGAAGCAGGCATGGCCCCTCTATCACTGGGCAGCAGGAGCATGCATGGCGCCTCTGTCAGTGGACGGCAGAAGCAGGGAGGGGAAGCTGACGCGAGCAAGGGCAGGGAGGGGACAGCTTGCAGCTGACGGTGAGCAGGGTGCAGCTGTCAGGAGACAGGTGACAGAGGGCAGGTAGGACATACAGGATGCTGTGAGATTCAGATATTCTTCAATAGTGTCATGCATGTGACAGAGAAGACAAGGACCGCCACGGATGTCACACTACAGACACGCACCGTTGTGgctgcagggctggactgggagtTAAAACCAGCCCTGGTAAGAATTGAATACCAGCCACATCTTCCATcttctcagactctctctctgtgccagtgagtgtctcagactctctgtgccagtgtgtgtgtctctctgtgccagtgagtgtgtctccctctctctgtgccagtgagtgtgtgtgtctctctctctgtgtgtgtcagtgtgtgtgtgtgtctctctctgtgccagtgtgtgtgtctctctgtgccagtgtgtgtgtctctctctctgtgccaatgagtgtctctctctctctgtgccagtgagtgtgtgtctctctctctctctgtcagtgtgtgtgtgtctctctctgtgccagtgtgtgtgtctctctgtgccagtgtgtgtgtctgtctgtgccagtgagtgtctctctctctctgtgccagtgagtgtctctctctctctgtgccagtgagtgtgtgtgtctctctctctctctctgtgtcagtgtgtgtgtgtctctctctgtgccagtgtctctctctctctctgtgccgtgtctttctctctctctctgtgccagtgtctttctctctctctctctctctctctcccagtgtctctctctctctgtgccagtgagtgtgtctcgcTTTGTCTCTCTCTGTTCCAGTGAGTGCGTCTCTTGCGCCTCCGCTCAACTCTCCTGCACAtcattttttagtgaatagactcatttGTTATAGACTAAATGCCACGTCTGTAATTGAGaccttcacaatgtatatgagaatgtgataaaataaagcaacagctgtatatgtttcaaaataatagtaataataataatatatgttcacgaataattaaatgaacagaacgcatgtaatatatctggaattgcaattaaaaatcagggtttttttttttttttttctttaacgagatgtttatactgttttcttcttctacagtctatctcaaccactcacaaaacattaactttttagtgACATGGTTAGATTAATAGATTACGTCCTCATGGTGGTGGCTTTTTGGAATAGGAGCCAGGCATAAGCTGTTGCCCACGGAGTATTGTGCAGCGGACAAGTGCAAAGCTAGTGGGAACAGCTCAGCTGTGTGCGTCGGACCGCCATACACAAGGGAGAATATCCAAGAAAGGCTCCATTGGTTGTGTCTTTCTCCTGCTCAGGTGATTAGGGACCACACAGGGTTAAGGTGTGAATCCAGGACAGATGGAAGACAATTGGAGTCATAAAAAGGACACGTCGGT
The nucleotide sequence above comes from Spea bombifrons isolate aSpeBom1 chromosome 10, aSpeBom1.2.pri, whole genome shotgun sequence. Encoded proteins:
- the VAC14 gene encoding protein VAC14 homolog isoform X2, which gives rise to MNPERDLSPLTPNIVRALNDKMYEKRKVAALEIEKLVREFVAQNNTGQIRHVILILSQEFALSQHPHSRKGGLIGLAACSIALGKDSGQHLRELIEPVLTCFNDADSRLRYYACEALYNIVKVARGSVLPHFNVLFDGLSKLAADPDPNVKSGSELLDRLLKDIVTESNKFDLVSFVPLLRERIYSNNQYARQFIISWILVLESVPDINLLDYLPEILDGLFQILGDSSKEIRKMCEVSLGEFLKEIKKMPESVKFAEMANILVIHCQSTDELIQLTAMSWMREFLQLAGRIMLPYASGILTAVLPCLSYDDRKRNIKEVANVCNQSLMKLVTPEDDETEDVKSLTGSQLDEDLASYQETPTHRTLDNTADSNPNNIKTFAPNSSQTAGGISLNLDGIVHVLDRHLHESSTGMMSRISVLKWLYHLYIKTPRKMFRHTDGLFPILLKTLSDESDEVILKDLEVLAEIASSPAGQTDSSSDSTDLPSGLFALHVPSHSSGHGPRGHEISPSTPTMNSYFHRFMINLLKRFSSERKLLETRGAFIIRQLCLLLNAENIFHSMADILLREEDLKFASTMVQNLNSILLTSSELFQLRSQLNDLRTLESRNLFCCLYRSWCHNPVATVSLCFLTQNYKHAYRLIQKFGDLEVTVDFLTEVDKLVQLIECPIFTYLRLQLLDVENHPYLIRALYGLLMLLPQSSAFQLLSHRLQCVPNPQLMRSANTQPALESHKEDPVGIDYTELLKHFETVQKKHLEIRHQRAVAGDILERRLGQ
- the VAC14 gene encoding protein VAC14 homolog isoform X1, with the translated sequence MNPERDLSPLTPNIVRALNDKMYEKRKVAALEIEKLVREFVAQNNTGQIRHVILILSQEFALSQHPHSRKGGLIGLAACSIALGKDSGQHLRELIEPVLTCFNDADSRLRYYACEALYNIVKVARGSVLPHFNVLFDGLSKLAADPDPNVKSGSELLDRLLKDIVTESNKFDLVSFVPLLRERIYSNNQYARQFIISWILVLESVPDINLLDYLPEILDGLFQILGDSSKEIRKMCEVSLGEFLKEIKKMPESVKFAEMANILVIHCQSTDELIQLTAMSWMREFLQLAGRIMLPYASGILTAVLPCLSYDDRKRNIKEVANVCNQSLMKLVTPEDDETEDVKSLTGSQLDEDLASYQETPTHRTLDNTADSNPNNIKTFAPNSSSQTAGGISLNLDGIVHVLDRHLHESSTGMMSRISVLKWLYHLYIKTPRKMFRHTDGLFPILLKTLSDESDEVILKDLEVLAEIASSPAGQTDSSSDSTDLPSGLFALHVPSHSSGHGPRGHEISPSTPTMNSYFHRFMINLLKRFSSERKLLETRGAFIIRQLCLLLNAENIFHSMADILLREEDLKFASTMVQNLNSILLTSSELFQLRSQLNDLRTLESRNLFCCLYRSWCHNPVATVSLCFLTQNYKHAYRLIQKFGDLEVTVDFLTEVDKLVQLIECPIFTYLRLQLLDVENHPYLIRALYGLLMLLPQSSAFQLLSHRLQCVPNPQLMRSANTQPALESHKEDPVGIDYTELLKHFETVQKKHLEIRHQRAVAGDILERRLGQ